From Sulfuracidifex tepidarius, one genomic window encodes:
- a CDS encoding YeeE/YedE thiosulfate transporter family protein, whose protein sequence is MITFTAPMWVGLLIGFIIGGAAEAWGISNPETLIRLAKWEDRLFLDCILIGFAIATPVIFGLYAAGVGFHWSPKPLYVIGVGLGGVLFGAGLAISGYFPGSIWMALGEGRRDAIYAVLGAILGAATWTIIYQTPAGYWLIHTLNFGSVVIGGEKVSTYVIQPFAGLTRIDLFLISLVYAAALFTIAYYMPRYKGGARSCLRANVEKRMTPLEVQKHMDTAEYLTDGGLPYGEKTIAKKVNEYYATEDNVTRWFMISVAGVVGLTVVLEMFLHQIFGESTTMSWLAGQLFLPDYKYSEIVFKGIGWEPFSDIGTLMGAFFASIFITRRFTSFRNIIPPSWAAKFGNNQAVRFLGSFGGAYLMLLGARMAGGCASGHILSGGIQMALSGWEFAFAVFAAMLLVAHFLYR, encoded by the coding sequence ATGATAACATTTACCGCACCCATGTGGGTGGGTCTCCTCATAGGCTTCATAATAGGAGGAGCTGCAGAAGCCTGGGGCATCTCCAACCCAGAGACCCTGATCAGGCTAGCTAAGTGGGAGGACAGACTGTTCTTGGACTGCATCCTCATAGGTTTCGCTATTGCGACCCCAGTAATATTTGGACTTTACGCTGCAGGCGTGGGTTTCCACTGGTCTCCTAAGCCCCTCTATGTCATAGGGGTTGGGCTAGGGGGAGTCCTTTTCGGTGCCGGCTTAGCGATTTCTGGATATTTCCCTGGTTCCATATGGATGGCCCTCGGAGAAGGAAGGAGGGACGCTATATACGCTGTTCTGGGTGCCATTCTAGGCGCAGCAACATGGACTATCATTTACCAGACACCTGCCGGTTATTGGTTGATTCACACACTGAACTTCGGTAGCGTTGTAATAGGGGGAGAGAAAGTATCAACTTACGTGATCCAACCTTTCGCTGGATTGACTAGGATTGATTTATTCCTCATATCCCTAGTTTACGCCGCGGCTCTGTTCACAATAGCTTACTATATGCCGAGATACAAGGGAGGAGCGAGATCGTGCTTGAGAGCTAACGTAGAAAAGAGGATGACTCCATTAGAAGTTCAGAAACACATGGACACAGCTGAGTACTTAACCGACGGAGGTTTGCCTTACGGGGAGAAGACTATCGCAAAGAAGGTGAACGAGTACTACGCTACTGAGGACAACGTGACTAGATGGTTCATGATATCTGTTGCGGGTGTAGTTGGACTTACTGTCGTTTTAGAGATGTTCCTTCACCAGATATTCGGGGAGTCAACCACCATGTCTTGGCTCGCAGGACAGCTCTTCCTCCCTGACTACAAGTACAGCGAGATAGTGTTCAAGGGTATAGGATGGGAACCTTTCAGTGATATCGGAACGTTGATGGGGGCTTTCTTCGCGTCAATCTTCATCACTAGGAGGTTCACCTCGTTCAGGAACATCATTCCTCCAAGCTGGGCAGCGAAGTTCGGAAATAACCAAGCCGTGAGGTTCTTGGGATCCTTCGGAGGAGCTTACTTGATGTTGCTAGGGGCCAGAATGGCAGGTGGATGTGCGTCTGGACACATACTCAGTGGAGGAATACAGATGGCCCTCAGCGGATGGGAGTTCGCATTTGCGGTCTTCGCAGCAATGCTGTTAGTTGCACACTTCCTTTATAGGTGA
- the cas6 gene encoding CRISPR-associated endoribonuclease Cas6, with translation MKLKHLGGEVPSHYNYYVQSAFYNKMPQIISQTIHDKGFEQGPRRFKLFTFSRLLGDFQRKDRTLVFKSDASLCFSSPVELIVTSLAKEFMDNPRFRVGKGEFVVESVKVSESKVEEGVFYTLSPVTVYKHAQGIKYLSPYQIEFQHLVSLNAERKLMSLQKPKPTTPLKVVTLEAESVKVSYKNNSVMAWKGKFKLSGPLSLIKIVYEAGLGSKNSQGFGMIEKEGVSVRE, from the coding sequence ATGAAACTGAAACATTTGGGCGGAGAAGTCCCTTCCCACTATAACTATTACGTACAGTCTGCGTTCTACAACAAGATGCCACAGATCATATCTCAGACCATTCACGACAAAGGATTCGAACAAGGACCTAGAAGGTTCAAATTGTTCACCTTCTCTAGACTGTTGGGAGACTTCCAGAGGAAGGACAGAACCCTGGTCTTTAAGTCCGACGCGTCCCTCTGTTTCTCCTCTCCAGTGGAGTTAATCGTGACTTCCTTAGCTAAGGAATTTATGGATAACCCCCGCTTCAGGGTGGGGAAAGGCGAGTTCGTGGTGGAAAGCGTCAAGGTAAGCGAGAGTAAGGTCGAGGAAGGAGTGTTCTATACTCTCTCCCCCGTCACGGTCTACAAACACGCTCAAGGGATAAAGTACCTGTCCCCTTATCAAATAGAATTTCAACACTTAGTGTCGTTAAACGCTGAGAGGAAGTTGATGAGCCTTCAAAAGCCCAAACCTACGACACCTCTCAAGGTGGTCACGCTGGAAGCTGAGAGCGTTAAAGTGTCCTATAAGAACAATAGTGTCATGGCGTGGAAAGGGAAGTTCAAGTTGAGCGGTCCATTGTCTCTTATAAAAATAGTATATGAAGCTGGTTTGGGAAGCAAGAACAGCCAAGGTTTCGGAATGATAGAGAAGGAGGGTGTAAGTGTAAGGGAGTGA
- a CDS encoding winged helix-turn-helix transcriptional regulator, with the protein MAFNQQDGNEEICPVVSAIESVGTEARLLVLHYLFDGEKGFNELLRATKLSSKTLSLTLKFLESKSIVEREVVSTRPFKVMYRLTEKGYDLKPVFDELGRWGRKWGDSLL; encoded by the coding sequence ATGGCGTTTAATCAACAAGATGGAAACGAGGAAATCTGTCCTGTAGTTTCAGCAATAGAGTCTGTCGGTACGGAAGCCAGACTTCTCGTGCTTCATTACCTCTTCGACGGTGAGAAGGGCTTCAACGAGCTCCTGCGTGCTACCAAATTGAGCTCCAAGACTCTCTCCCTTACCCTCAAGTTCTTAGAGTCCAAGAGCATAGTAGAGAGGGAAGTGGTGAGCACTAGGCCGTTCAAGGTGATGTATAGACTCACTGAGAAAGGTTACGATCTGAAACCTGTCTTCGACGAGTTAGGCAGATGGGGAAGGAAGTGGGGAGATTCTCTCTTGTGA